The DNA region attaaatatttaactcaAAAACACAAACTTGGCTTTTAAAACGTTTGTATCACGTTTAACACTTAATAGGCTTGTCTTAAAATGTACAACATCTTAAAAGACATAAGTTTTATGCCTATTTTTAGAGCCTTTATGTGTAAAGGGTACATCAACCTCTTATTGCAAAAAAGTACTCGATTGGGATTGATACTTCTACACATATGTGCAAAGATTGTCAATGTGGATTGATAACTTGTTATAAATCGAGTGATGTTACAAGATGAAAAACTAGAATACCCAAGATCGACCCCACCCTTTGGCGATGAGTCGTCCGATAGGACGCATGCGTTGTGGAGGTGGGGGAAATTCCCAATTGAGTATATATTCCATGGTTTATGGTTTATGTCAGTTAACAGAGTATTTCCGTTTTGGTCCTTAACTAGatatgcatgagtttgaaaattaactaacaaaccattatcacataactgactgatactaatcaagttatagcacaGATTGTCTACAAGTagcacatcattaatggttaggttaccatggataatcttacccttatccatggtcttacccttcttgttgtcaccaaaggtaATCTTAGGTctagagcaatctgatatatcagtaagaagccgtctgtttcctatcatatgtctagaacatccgctatcaagataccatacagattcctccagtccatcgtttatttgtacctaaacaaaacaatatttacaatttttggtactcacattcaattgggtcctcggtcaatcagtcccttaggaatccatatttgagttattctaatggatttaccatgttgcgttgtgattaatgcgtatgattttgacttagcagacgactttctgctagccactgattcCTTAGTTTTTGAAGaggactttcttttaaaactctttgACTTTGAATCAGGTTTAAGATTGCCAGACTTTCTGGATGCTTCTAATTTATTCTTCAGTCAGCtgacagtcggcggaacataaataattCCATTCTTAAAATCTATTTCTTCacgaatgggatcagattcactatCAGTCAAACTCcttttaacaaagcttattggcttaagtttgtcatttgctGAGTTTGACATTTTGCAGGGCAGGTTAGGATCATTGTTGTCGAATCCTAGACCCGATCTAGATCCAGCATGTTTTAACATActaatctgatgtttgacagcatctcctaACCTTatccatgcactgacaacatagttcaacctcttgttttcagatgaaagaatttgaatatgttttttgagcatctcattctcagatgagatctctgctaTATTCTCGTCAAAAAtgtttgattcagattctttgttaGAAGGAAAAACAGAGgattcatattttactttcatttcgtaaaaagagttagttaactttttgtactcaatggtcatttcattgagtgcattagttaactcttcATTTATAAATTCTAGGGTAGAGACGttatttaccttggattggtcatctgtcATCAAACAGGTAACAACTTCAGTCTCTCTTTCAGCAAGAGACTCCTCTGAGTCGTTAtcagcccatttggatttgttttcaacacacatgaaaactttctgatccttctttgcttgaacgtttctaccatagatctgagtaagtttatcccatatctctttagtaGAGGAACGGGTCTTGATTTCATAGAAaacgttcatgttgatcgactgatACAGAATGTTtctagcaacattatccaggttattggtcatcttgtcttcagtagtccactcacttcttggcttcgaaatctttatggggccatcagtaatgacgctccacatatcacaatcaagagcaaccaagtgagcttgcattatcatcatccaatattcacaGTTGTCTCTTGACAAATTAGGGATCTCATTGaagatagacatgattcaggatctttgagcttgagaatagaaatagagctctgataccaattgataggatcggcttaatcaatagagacggggtctggcgattgatgaaggcttatgaaaaacggtttgaaagaaattttgttagagatttgattcactttctattctactcAAACCcttataaacacttgaaatagaatcaagtgcggaaatgtttacttaggtttgaagcttaagataaaaaatgagaagatgacagaaatgaacaacacagcagtttgtttatggatgttcggagcaaactctcctacgtcaccccttcttccaaccaccagaaggattcactataatatgatttgaatcaaatacagtttgcacacaattagctcactattgaataaAACACATAcagttcaatttacaagatgaagaatatcacgcAGCTAAAGGATgatttgattctaactctctcttgattaataCACAGTAAACcaagaaagcagctaacagcttgaatattcaaagacTTGATTACACAGTAATTCTTCTCCCTTGGTTCTGGCttttcttccgttgtcctttagaatctttaaatatgagcaagtaccaacggtcgaatcttcataatgatatgtggcactcttccattggaacgcctccattgtacacaacagactctgaatacaaggatcgtggccgtacacaacaagtagtgcgccgaatattcttcagagatttacctgcaaaacaagtagtgggaaagATATTCACCTACGTGTCATTGGTTAATTGGTTGTATAGgattgtcgtactgatcttcactagaacgTGGAGTAgaagtagcgtacaactatagcacgtgggtaggcgggtgctagcttcaagcaactacttaagcaaagcattagacgtatttcaattagacgacctcgtctaatgaaatcaaacgtccccgtctaaaaacagaatccattagaccacctggtctaatgggattagacttacgtctaattgcaatcacttcagactaatctgaaggagttagactgcacgtctaactttcaccagttagactgcacgtctaactttcactttctattagactgcacgtctaactctacgagttagattgtacgtctaattacggtttcacttcaaactagtctgaaggagttagactacacgtctaactttcacaatccattagactgcacgtctaattacgaattctattagactgcacgtctaactccatgagttagacgcacgtctaattactgatctattagactgcacgtctaactccacgagttagactgcacgtctaattacgagttccattagactgcacgtctaactccacgagttagactgcacgtctaactccatgagttagactttacgtctaactccacgagttagactgcacgtctaactccacgagttagactgcacgtctaattacgagttccattagactgcacgtctaactccacgagttagactgcatgtctaattacgagtttcattagactgcacgtctaactccatgagttagactacacgtctaattactgatctattagactgtacgtctaactccacgagttagactacacgtctaatatcatacatctaataccaaatcagtctaatgaacctcattagaactaagtctaatgaaatttgttttcaatacacctgcatcaaaaacgaATAGAcgtatatataatccattcatcatttcatcatcaaaattccaatagtcaaactatttcaacacatggtcaaaataatttgacccaacacctTACTTTCCTTTTCCATCTCAAACTCTAGTCTTTGTTGTCTCATCTCCTCCCGTTTAGCTGCAGCTTCATCATGTAGTTAAAGCCTGGTGGCAAAGTTTGTAATGTATGGATCTTCCTTAAACTTTCCTCTAGCCAGTTCTTTGGATTTCTTAATACCAATTGGACGGCTGTTAGCACCACCAAAGACGTCATCATCAGTAGCGGGTGTCTCCAGCGTCGCACAACCACCATCGATAATTTTCCGCTACCACTAAAAGGATGTTCACTTTCGGTGTTTTTTTCTCTAGGATTGACTAGTTCTTCCCATTTATTGAAATTCCGCAAAAGACGCCATGCATGATCAAAATCCCAAGAACCATGCTGGTGTTCATATATCTTTATAGCGTTTTTTAGGACATCACCCTCATTCTGACCACTACTCATTCTCTTAGTCGCAGTATCATATGCAGGAACCCACTTGGTCAATGCTGTAACAATTCTTCTTCATCGACTTCGAAGCATGTTCTCATTTCGTACGTGGATTTTGTACGGTCGTTGTCTTTGAGCCTCCCCAAACGACTTCTGCACCTTACTCCATAGTTGGGTAGCCTTTTGGTTAGTCGATGCAATAACATCGGTGTAGTGTTTCATGAACGAAGCGATGAGCACTTCATCTTCTGTTTTCTCCCATGGAATTTTTTCTTTGTCGGTAGCTTCTTTGCCcgtatttttctttttcactgCAGCTTTCTTTCCTCGGCCAATACCATCGTCAAAGGCATCGTCTTTTACATCATATTGGTCGTACAAATTTTGTGTCTCCGGGACTATGGTGTATGACTGGAAATAGCTATCTTCGGAATTCTGGTAATTTTGTGGGTATGTATCGAAATTTTGTTGGGAGTTTTGATAAAAGTTTTGGGACGAATTCTGAGATATACCGTAATAATCTCCCGACGACATCATATTTTGCCACCCGGTTGGATTATTACGCTTGAACTGTTGAAAACTTTCATATACGGGATCAAAATCAGCGGAAGTGTTTAAATTATTGTTGTAGTTATccataataatttagtattaattatgGATAATTGTAAACAAATGAggataattattaaaaattgagaaaattgtgatttttttgtgCTCCGAAATATAGCAAGAGTGGTCTCTATTTATAAatctcaaaaaattatgaattttgatatattttatttatttttttaaattataaataaaatactaaaatcgggttttaaagataagagataaagaaaatatGGACAACCAATGAGATGCTAATAATGGCACCATTTTATTACatgagtttggttgtgatttTTGTCAAAATCAAGACCCAATGACATAATTGTGGTATTGGTCATGGACCAATCATTTGATCACGATAAATTCACAAAATCAATTATAACCTGCATCCATCCGacccatttttttataaatatagaataaaGACAAAAATATGAATTAGGGATCCTTGCAATTGTACTCATATTTCTACAGgcaacttttttttaatgaatgacGTGTGTTTAAGTTTGTTGGTCTTTCATGATATATGTGAGTGGAGGACATCATTGACATTTGATTTGAAAGGAAGCCATGATAGGTCACATAAGATGacatttattgttttttattcgaatcaatcaaataatatgtgatttgttttcatttgtataaaattttgtatttcaatttagttttctaataatttattttggggaCTTAATGTTTACAATTGTTCCCTACTTAAgttctaaaaaaaagttataaatattggTATTAAAGTGactaatactaaaataaatttgaaaatttaataatatttggatACATTTATTTAccttaaaataatgaaattgagttttgttaatatatattggTGTTGCAGTCCAAAACGTTAtagtaatatttaaaaacaaattaatttaaaaaaatgtgtaataaaaagttaactagttataattaacattatttaagaaaggtggttaaatatttttttaaattataaaaccttatattataacatgttaataattaatttattcgaGTGAGAACTAAATGAATacttttgatttgtttttttgaaaaaaatatagtcTGAATTGTATTATATAAGTAATGTTTTTCAACTTTTAATTTGTTATGAATGGagataattaattcataaatataaaattacagttcataaataaataaataaaacttacaatataataactttatttaaaataagaatgaaatttACTTCAAACACTGTAATGCCCAATTCTAGCCAAAATTGGCATGAACAAAAGAACATCATCCTCCAACTTTTGAATcaaaatgtatgttttttttaaaatttgggtTTATATAGTATTAAGggttttattaatattatattaattaattttaattttacttattaaatttacctaatgattttatcattatttttctgTGAATGACAGTCTTGCATTTTtgtttaagattatttttatgttaaatgtgttattattctagcaataaatatattaagtatatgaaatttaatttgttagaATAGTTCAAATACTAAGAGCAAGGTCCCAAAGATTAAATATTACAAGTTTGATTCACAATAAAATCACTCAAAATTGAACTGAATATCATCATACGAAGAGATCATGCtaactttttaaattcattttgtttttgctaAAAATTAACTCTAATGTTTTGGTGTGTTTTTAATTGTTTCAacttatttttacaatttatgacatgtttatagaaattattttttaattatatatttttatcttcattTATAACTAGcaacaaaattttttaaatctaaatttaaagGTTTATGCGCTTAGAAAACAACCCAATAAGGAAACTCAACTATACTAAagatgtttttgataaaattaaatattaatatttcaatagtAAATGactgaattttaaatatttaataatttaaatattcagagataaaaaaattaaattaacatataGAAACCTggacttttaattaaatatttgaattagcttaaaatatttaaaattaatattttgaaaaaataataaaaactattatatctatatatatatattatttatattagtgAATAAACTCAATCTAGTGcagtatataatttaatatattaaataaaaaacaattaaaataaatattattattatttttaacgactatactaaattataattttttttagctaaTAGATGAATGAAGATAAATATTGACCTTCATCTCAAGTGGGTCACTACATCAAtcactaatttaaaaaagaataaaggGTGAAAAAGAATAAAGGGTGAGAGagtaaaaaaagagaaaaaatttattatattttagtgaatCAAATTGTTTTGcgttattatttttcaaatttcctTTCCAATTCTTTCTTATAATaagcttaaaaaaaattatattttaatataaccgTTAAAAAGATAGATGCTTTTCCCACCCCATATGACATTCCCACCACGATCTCACTCCTCccaaaattatctatttatcCTAtcacttttataatatttacattttttattttatttattttacttatttaattttattaagtttttcttatcattaaatatcattaattaattaattttaaatatattttttcactttatttatttaattaaaaatatgaaatattattatttttatattataattgtttaaaatatataaaatatggaaGTGTgccttaatttaataaaatataaatatttaattttttattatattaattaaatatatatatattttaaatatttataaaaaaaatagttgtatgattcatttatttataaaatattatatattaataattaataaaattaaatataatattttatgtaataatatatacggtaacattattaatattttaatttatggttatttataactaaagaaaattataacaaataagatttaaaaaccaaatgaattcatatttttttttttaaataaaaaagaattcttaaataaaataagaaaaaaaatattaaaaaaataaaataaaaaatactagaaaataattaattaaatttaattaataaaaaaatataataattaaattaaataattaaaattaatttaaataaataaagtaaataatgtaaatatataaaagtgttagagataaatatgtaattttgaAGGGTGAGTGAAGAGTGGAGCCAGATAATGAAAATGTTAGAAGAGGTGGAAAAAAcaatttacatttttaattactttagatataattatatttttattttatgatatttgaAATGAAtctagttaaaataataataaataattagataaattataataataataaaaaaaaattttattcttGTTTGTAATTGTAATgagaagtaaaaaaataataattttattaaatttaaaaggataAGTGATTTtagtgattttatttatatttttaaaataaactttgatatttttttttattattttaaactttttttttcatgtaaGTCTATCTAAactttttctcttttcaataatgtttatattttcctttttttttctttctaaacaaTAAAAGAAAGAGGTATAAATTCGATGCGGAAACCAGCAAAGAGGCTATAATCTCTCTACCTTTCTCCCCATTCACAAAACCCTAGCTCTTACAAATCGCGAGACGGAATTCGAATCGTTGCAACTTCTTAATGGGTAGAAGGAAAGAGCGTCGTCTTGCTCACATGATGGCAGCTGGTCGAAGGGTGAAGCTCGATATCGCGGAACCCTCTGGTACCCTTATCCATATGTTCTTCATACTTTGTAATTAAAGTACTCGTGTAAGTTTGAATATTTCTTCCCGCGAGGAATTAACGAACATTTAGTATTGGAACAGGCAATTCGTTGTCCTATATGGTTGTGCTGCATGTTTGGGTAGATTCgtatttttgttttagttttgaTTTTGTCGTCACTTTTTCTCTATGTCTAATTCAAAATTCTGGAAGAGCCAAAACATGGATATGTGCTTGGGAAAGGCAAAAAGTAGAACTTCTAGTTTCCAATTGAACTAGGTTAGGTGTTTGTCTCTCAAGGTAATAATCCTTATGTTCTTCTTGAAGTTGATGTTGTTTAGATACTAACTAGAGAAAATACTGATATTAAGTTGCAACAACTTCAGACCATGAGAAATTGTAGCTGAAATTTCGGGAGTATAGCTGGGAAAAGGTTACAATGTTGAAGCCTTCCCACTGGTTTCCAATTGTAGTTTggaattatttaattgataGCTTCTCTGCTAGTTTGGTCCGATGGAAGTACTGGGGTTATGTCTTTGTTTAGAATTAATGTTAGATGTCTTTATCAAATTTACAGGAGATTCTGGTGGATCCTCAGCCCAGGATAAACTTGGGATGGACATAGATCCGAGACATCTTGCTGGGTCACCAGATTCACCTTCATCTCCAGGTGGGTTCCGTCAGTTATCTTCAAAGGACTGATCTATATAGAGACGACTTGATGTGCACCCTGCATTAATTGGTGGAAATCATAATACTTTTGTATAAGACATATTATTTGCCTCAAAAGAATTTTGTTTCAGAATGTGGGATGGCTGTGATCTCAAGAGTGTCCAAATGATCATCAGATAACCTCCTGAATTTCTGAATGAAACTCCCTACCTGTAATGCTATTTTTTTCAAGGCATCAAAGCAGTTTGGAGGTTTACACAGGAAAATGTTTCCTTCGCGGTTCGTATGTCTCTTGCTTTATTTGCTCTATGATTTGCTAACAATCAACTTTCATGTAACAGGTGTTCAAGGCAAAAGGATCTGAAAATGACAATTcaaaattctttattaatttccataggaaagaaaacaaattttgcATTGTCATCTCTGACAATGTATATATCTTTGGAGAATATCATTGTTGATGATCTATGATGATTATGGATTACATGAGGAATCTTTCAGTAGTTTAAGGGACTTgacatgtttttatttgtttctcaGGTAAGCCGGAAAATCCACTCTTGTTATTGGGGCAATACAGTGACGAGGATTCTGATGAGGAATTGGACAATACAACTATGGAGAAGTCCCTTGTTGATGATGGCCAGGTGATTCATTGGCTAAAACATATTCTTCTTTGTTTAGTATGATTTTGGTGCTTACAAAAACTCAAATGGTAGGAATTTGTTTTGGAGCAATTAACAAGATAGCTTTATCAAATTGTTGCTCCTTTTATGTTTACCCTTTCCTATTTGGTTTGGGTTCTCTATAAAATCCAGCAAATGAATAAGCAAGCCTTTCTCAACTTTTCTGTCAGCAGTTCAGGTCCACAAGGAACATATGAAATCACTTTAGTTTGTCATCCTTAGCATTCATTAGTTATGCCTATTGGAACATGCCTAGCTGAATATTTTTCTCTACCACCTTTACCTGGTTGTTAAGGTCTGATATCCTAAAACTTGTAAGAAGTCCATCATTTTCAGAGATAGATAGTGTTCTGCATGGTATATTTTGGTGCAACTAAGCATTAAATTGCAGTAATATGTTTCAGTCAATTATTGGATAAGTTTAAAAATTTGACTCTATTGGATAGTAAAGTTCAATGAATGTGCTGTATTGAATTTCTTGTTGGCAGCTAGAACCTATGTATTCTAGGCCATGCTTTTCAATTATTATATGCATTTAGATCAACATTAAGTTAGACCCTGCATTTTCTATATGGGTTGTTTTGAACATCTTTGTGATGTATTCTTATGCATCTTGATCAAGGTTTCCATTACCATGACGTAGCACAACCATGACTTGCTAATATTATTGTACAAGTTTTGATATTTCTATTAATCACCAATCCCTCCATGAgttgttaatttatttcatGACTGGTATTTCATCTTTTTCCTTATCCCTTTATAAAACAGGAAAATGGTTCGATGGATAAGAAAAGTGTAGATGTTGAAGTCATTGCACATTTAGTAAACGACACTTCCAAGGACTTAGAAAAGAGATTGGAGGGGGATTCAATTGTGGAAGATCCTGTGCAGAACCAAGATGAGAATCATAAAATGTTAATAGACAGTGCTACAAGTGAGAAGGTTATTTTAGAAAAGGAAGCCACTATATCAGCATCTTCTGATGCGAGTCATAGTGCAGATGTCAATTCAAGTTGGAAGATGGTGTTGCATGAAGAGAGTAACCAATATTACTATTGGAACACTCTAACTGGAGAAACATCATGGGCAGTTCCTCCTCAACTGTCTTATCAGACAGAGTCCATGGGCGAGAAGGAAATTATCATAAATGCTGAAGGAAGATTGGATTCAGTTGCCGGTTCACTTGAAGCAGATTTTGATTTAGATGCAAGATTAGCCAGTTATGTGGCTATAGATTCCAATAATCACCTTATAGATGCAAATGCCACACTTGACATTCAAGGCATTTCTGAAGATTTTACAGCGGAAGGGGAGCAGAATGTGCATATTGGTGAAATTTCAAAAGAGAAAGGGCAAAGTTTTGATGTCAACTTAACAGAAATCAGTAATAGCTCTAAAGAAGTTACTGTATCTGATGCTGCTTTGACTTTGTTGGAGGCGGATGCTTCTTTCCAGAAGTCTGGACATACTGTATTGGGAAGTTATACTGATTCAGAGAGCATGATGGTcaaggaagatgaagatgatgatctTTGTACTTCCCTTGTCAACCTTGGGGAATCACTGTTGCAGAGATTAACATCTTTTAAAAGGTATGAGCTTGCtgtttctttttatttgttattcttTAGATTGGTCACTGCATACAATCTTGTTATTAAGAGATTTGTTGTTGTCTTCCTAACATGATTTCCTATTGTTTTACGGTTGTCTTTGCTTTTGGTGATGGCTGACACGATTCAGTTCCATAAGCCACATGGGAGAACAGGCATGGATATCAAAGAGTATTTTGGAAGTTGAGATTAGACTTCACGATATCAAGTCTCTTTTACCTTTTGGTTCATCCTTACTACCTTTTTGGGTGCATTGTGAGAGATTCCTTAAGCAACTGGAAGTTGATATTAACAAACATGATAAAAAATCTGAACAGATATGTGATATTGAAACAACACCTCTACCAGATGAAACAGTGGGAGGTGAGATAGTTGCAGATATAAACAGAAGGGCTGTAGTTGGCCCTACTCCTGAAGCTTCTCCTCCTACAATTGATGATGACACTAGAACAGCTATTTTAGAAGAGGATGTTGCATGTCATGGTGTTGAGCAACCTACTGAGTCACTCCACAAAGTTTTTTCCATGTCTGGGGAAGATGTGGACATGGATGTTGACATGGAAGTTGATGATGCATCTACCCATGAAGAACCCATGCATTCGAATTCCTATGCAGAAGACATCTCTTTGCCAGGAAGTTTTGTCCCTCCTCCAGATGAAGATTGGGTTCCTCCGCCACCACCACCTGAGAACGAATTGATTCCCCCGCCTCCTGATAATGAAGCAGTCCCCCCTCCACCTTCGGATGATGCAGCTGACCCTCCATATCTCCTGCCATCGACTTACCCAGGAACTACACAAGCCTTACATTATACAGATCAATATAATATGTCCTACCTGAGCTCTAACTATGATTATTATGGGCAAACAAGTACAGAGTTTCTGCAGAATGGTGTTTATGGACAAGCTGAAGGGTGTCAAGTGGCAGTTCCACATGCATCACTATATTATGAAGCACTGCCAAGTGGTTATCCTGTTGCTCCAGTTGTGGTAAATCCCATCGCACACGTGGCATATTATGATCACCAAGATGGATCTGCATATCCTGTACCTATATGCAGTAGTCAAGATGTCATTATTTCTGATCATATTCAACCTGTGGAGGTTACTATTAATCAGGATATTGACAAAGCTTACAAAGAGGTTCCAGCCTCTGTTCAGGTGCCAACAACCATGCCAGTAGTGCAGAGTGTAGCTTCTGCTGCTGTATCTAGTACCTCATTTGTTGCTAAAACTCAAAAAGGTAAAAGCTTCAAATTACTGTTGTTTTACTGTTAAATAAATCTTGTTTCTcgattgacaaaaaaaaaactctcgAATAGATcagataatttattaaaagtagaatgggctcttTTGTATTTATAGTAGTGGAGAAAGATGCTTTAGGATGATTAGATTGATAGGCTTAAGTGGCACTTCTCTTGGTTATGTTATTTCTTAGTGAATCAGACTGTAGTAAGGAATGTGTTTACTAAGACTTCAACAACTAATGTATTTTAGTAAGGATAAGTCCAATTTTCTGTTTTCTTTTCCATGATTTATTTTGTACATCATGTTCATCACCAGTCCTTGCACAGTTGATTGATTTGCTTCTCCATAGAGGTGGTTGTGGATAAACAAAACTATGTTgctttctattttaattttggggGCATTCCATTACAACTGCACATTCAAATCAAACAGTCTTTCATTGCATTATTAATTGAATGacatttttgaaaatgttcTTTTTGTGGAGTCGGG from Impatiens glandulifera chromosome 5, dImpGla2.1, whole genome shotgun sequence includes:
- the LOC124937707 gene encoding uncharacterized protein LOC124937707 isoform X1, whose amino-acid sequence is MGRRKERRLAHMMAAGRRVKLDIAEPSGDSGGSSAQDKLGMDIDPRHLAGSPDSPSSPGKPENPLLLLGQYSDEDSDEELDNTTMEKSLVDDGQENGSMDKKSVDVEVIAHLVNDTSKDLEKRLEGDSIVEDPVQNQDENHKMLIDSATSEKVILEKEATISASSDASHSADVNSSWKMVLHEESNQYYYWNTLTGETSWAVPPQLSYQTESMGEKEIIINAEGRLDSVAGSLEADFDLDARLASYVAIDSNNHLIDANATLDIQGISEDFTAEGEQNVHIGEISKEKGQSFDVNLTEISNSSKEVTVSDAALTLLEADASFQKSGHTVLGSYTDSESMMVKEDEDDDLCTSLVNLGESLLQRLTSFKSSISHMGEQAWISKSILEVEIRLHDIKSLLPFGSSLLPFWVHCERFLKQLEVDINKHDKKSEQICDIETTPLPDETVGGEIVADINRRAVVGPTPEASPPTIDDDTRTAILEEDVACHGVEQPTESLHKVFSMSGEDVDMDVDMEVDDASTHEEPMHSNSYAEDISLPGSFVPPPDEDWVPPPPPPENELIPPPPDNEAVPPPPSDDAADPPYLLPSTYPGTTQALHYTDQYNMSYLSSNYDYYGQTSTEFLQNGVYGQAEGCQVAVPHASLYYEALPSGYPVAPVVVNPIAHVAYYDHQDGSAYPVPICSSQDVIISDHIQPVEVTINQDIDKAYKEVPASVQVPTTMPVVQSVASAAVSSTSFVAKTQKVLRAKKKTTAVVSSLRSNKKVSSLVDKWKAAKEELLEKEEEEEPLTAYELLEKKRQREIKEWHAQQIASGEAKVNANFQPLGGDWRERVKRKRARMNSETVEKSSGSSLSEGQRKPDLDEISKVLPSGWLAYWDDSTNKVYYSNAIKSETTWTRPTS
- the LOC124937707 gene encoding uncharacterized protein LOC124937707 isoform X2 is translated as MLFFSRHQSSLEVYTGKCFLRGKPENPLLLLGQYSDEDSDEELDNTTMEKSLVDDGQENGSMDKKSVDVEVIAHLVNDTSKDLEKRLEGDSIVEDPVQNQDENHKMLIDSATSEKVILEKEATISASSDASHSADVNSSWKMVLHEESNQYYYWNTLTGETSWAVPPQLSYQTESMGEKEIIINAEGRLDSVAGSLEADFDLDARLASYVAIDSNNHLIDANATLDIQGISEDFTAEGEQNVHIGEISKEKGQSFDVNLTEISNSSKEVTVSDAALTLLEADASFQKSGHTVLGSYTDSESMMVKEDEDDDLCTSLVNLGESLLQRLTSFKSSISHMGEQAWISKSILEVEIRLHDIKSLLPFGSSLLPFWVHCERFLKQLEVDINKHDKKSEQICDIETTPLPDETVGGEIVADINRRAVVGPTPEASPPTIDDDTRTAILEEDVACHGVEQPTESLHKVFSMSGEDVDMDVDMEVDDASTHEEPMHSNSYAEDISLPGSFVPPPDEDWVPPPPPPENELIPPPPDNEAVPPPPSDDAADPPYLLPSTYPGTTQALHYTDQYNMSYLSSNYDYYGQTSTEFLQNGVYGQAEGCQVAVPHASLYYEALPSGYPVAPVVVNPIAHVAYYDHQDGSAYPVPICSSQDVIISDHIQPVEVTINQDIDKAYKEVPASVQVPTTMPVVQSVASAAVSSTSFVAKTQKVLRAKKKTTAVVSSLRSNKKVSSLVDKWKAAKEELLEKEEEEEPLTAYELLEKKRQREIKEWHAQQIASGEAKVNANFQPLGGDWRERVKRKRARMNSETVEKSSGSSLSEGQRKPDLDEISKVLPSGWLAYWDDSTNKVYYSNAIKSETTWTRPTS
- the LOC124937707 gene encoding uncharacterized protein LOC124937707 isoform X3, which codes for MEKSLVDDGQENGSMDKKSVDVEVIAHLVNDTSKDLEKRLEGDSIVEDPVQNQDENHKMLIDSATSEKVILEKEATISASSDASHSADVNSSWKMVLHEESNQYYYWNTLTGETSWAVPPQLSYQTESMGEKEIIINAEGRLDSVAGSLEADFDLDARLASYVAIDSNNHLIDANATLDIQGISEDFTAEGEQNVHIGEISKEKGQSFDVNLTEISNSSKEVTVSDAALTLLEADASFQKSGHTVLGSYTDSESMMVKEDEDDDLCTSLVNLGESLLQRLTSFKSSISHMGEQAWISKSILEVEIRLHDIKSLLPFGSSLLPFWVHCERFLKQLEVDINKHDKKSEQICDIETTPLPDETVGGEIVADINRRAVVGPTPEASPPTIDDDTRTAILEEDVACHGVEQPTESLHKVFSMSGEDVDMDVDMEVDDASTHEEPMHSNSYAEDISLPGSFVPPPDEDWVPPPPPPENELIPPPPDNEAVPPPPSDDAADPPYLLPSTYPGTTQALHYTDQYNMSYLSSNYDYYGQTSTEFLQNGVYGQAEGCQVAVPHASLYYEALPSGYPVAPVVVNPIAHVAYYDHQDGSAYPVPICSSQDVIISDHIQPVEVTINQDIDKAYKEVPASVQVPTTMPVVQSVASAAVSSTSFVAKTQKVLRAKKKTTAVVSSLRSNKKVSSLVDKWKAAKEELLEKEEEEEPLTAYELLEKKRQREIKEWHAQQIASGEAKVNANFQPLGGDWRERVKRKRARMNSETVEKSSGSSLSEGQRKPDLDEISKVLPSGWLAYWDDSTNKVYYSNAIKSETTWTRPTS